A DNA window from Daucus carota subsp. sativus chromosome 3, DH1 v3.0, whole genome shotgun sequence contains the following coding sequences:
- the LOC108213143 gene encoding cytochrome P450 CYP71D313 — protein MNLPISAIPIFDSSVLNLHYHVYMSCAYQTYVIISLSLPVMDLQFPLIFLSFLVIVFVFLASRSTNTARKLPPGPRKLPIIGHIHKLRGQVQHRVITDLSKRHGPIMHLQLAEISVIVVSSSSLANQVLKTHDLAFADRAQLQLSKIILEGCKDVAYSRYDDYWRQMKKICKVELLTLNKVTSFRSIREDEAWSLVESVKNSLDSPINLTYLFTSLANSIACRAAIGERSKYQDELVHLIESMAASGGGFDVADLFPSYKLLHAFSGLKAKLIKLRTRVDVIFFNIIKEHKEKRAKAKQSNGRGSGEEDLVDVLLRLQEESSFEFPITSSDIKGIIIDMLAAGTDTAAATLDWAMSELVRKPEVMEKAQSEVREAFKGKAKIQEVDLEDLHYLKHVIKETLRLHPPAPMLLPRECREECQVEGYTIPVGSKLFVNAWAINRDPEYWPDPDSFEPMRFEKKCVDYSGTNMNYIPFGAGRRSCPGITFGIATMELPLALLLYHFDWKPPNGLNPEDLDMNEVLGASLKRKTNLLLTAISRTPDDYT, from the exons ATGAATCTTCCCATCTCGGCTATTCCAATTTTTGATTCTTCAGTCTTGAACCTACACTATCATGTATATATGTCTTGTGCATATCAAACATATGTAATCATTTCACTCTCTTTACCTGTCATGGATCTTCAGTTTCCACTGATTTTCCTGTCGTTTCTTGTCATCGTCTTCGTTTTTTTAGCTAGCAGAAGTACCAACACTGCTCGAAAGTTGCCTCCAGGACCTCGAAAACTACCTATTATCGGACATATTCATAAATTACGAGGACAAGTACAACACCGTGTCATTACTGACCTGTCCAAGAGACATGGTCCGATTATGCACTTACAGCTTGCTGAAATCTCAGTCATTGTCGTGTCATCGTCATCATTAGCTAACCAAGTACTGAAAACTCATGATCTTGCATTTGCGGATCGTGCACAACTCCAATTGAGCAAGATAATTCTGGAGGGTTGTAAAGATGTTGCATACAGTAGGTATGATGATTACTGGAGGCAAATGAAAAAGATATGTAAGGTGGAGCTTCTCACTCTCAACAAGGTCACTTCGTTTAGATCTATCCGTGAAGACGAGGCATGGAGCCTTGTGGAATCTGTTAAGAATTCTTTGGATTCTCCTATCAACCTTACTTACCTGTTTACTTCATTGGCTAATTCCATAGCGTGTCGTGCGGCCATTGGAGAAAGAAGCAAGTATCAAGATGAGTTGGTTCACTTGATTGAGTCTATGGCAGCTTCAGGAGGAGGCTTTGATGTTGCTGACTTGTTTCCTTCTTATAAACTTCTTCATGCTTTTAGTGGACTGAAGGCTAAACTGATCAAGCTTCGGACTCGGGTTGATGTAATATTCTTTAACATCATTAAAGAGCATAAAGAGAAAAGGGCCAAGGCAAAACAGAGTAATGGCAGGGGATCTGGGGAGGAGGATTTGGTTGATGTTCTTCTGAGACTGCAGGAGGAAAGCAGCTTTGAGTTCCCCATCACCTCCAGTGACATtaaaggcatcataatt GATATGCTTGCGGCTGGGACTGACACTGCTGCGGCTACACTTGACTGGGCCATGTCTGAATTGGTAAGAAAGCCTGAAGTGATGGAGAAAGCACAATCAGAAGTGAGGGAAGCCTTTAAGGGAAAGGCAAAAATACAAGAAGTTGATCTTGAAGATTTACATTACCTAAAGCATGTTATTAAAGAAACTCTTAGGCTGCATCCACCAGCTCCCATGTTACTTCCTAGAGAATGCCGAGAAGAGTGTCAAGTCGAAGGATACACTATTCCAGTAGGGAGCAAACTCTTTGTTAATGCCTGGGCAATTAACAGGGATCCTGAATATTGGCCGGATCCGGACAGTTTTGAACctatgagatttgagaagaaatgtGTGGACTACAGTGGgacaaatatgaattatattccaTTTGGAGCAGGCAGGAGATCATGCCCTGGCATCACATTTGGTATAGCCACTATGGAGTTACCTCTTGCTCTGCTGTTGTATCATTTTGATTGGAAACCGCCAAACGGGTTAAACCCAGAGGATTTGGACATGAATGAAGTCTTGGGAGCTAGTCTTAAAAGAAAAACCAACTTGCTTCTCACTGCGATTTCTCGGACTCCAGATGACTATACTTAA
- the LOC108212661 gene encoding inactive protein RESTRICTED TEV MOVEMENT 2, with translation MATPRGPRGFSSRPSAAVPRVYVKYTPSSEWKQEKESDILLIFLPDFLKQDIRVRTETGNILRVTGERALGGNKFSRFQQDFEIPNNCIIKAIRAKFEGGILTITFPRVPVTTATEKPKPSQPAPKLPPSQKQDKNEPTESAIPRTTALPAPVSKEPTPRTTEAAIPRKTALPAPGLKEPTPHATEGVLPRTPALPSPGIKELERSRFQTPSPPKPRNASNIDADSPKEPRKLIESSRPPLVVDDKTPFLPTLGTGKGTTREEVLNGKDGLKNEKMEKKKEDEMYEDGFTKRAGMEKVEDVQTQGATERYENVDEATNKIVMKSGEVDLKEAMKNVGRRMNEEKGLMVNMGAAVMVIVGLGAYVYHSLSSGKLAKR, from the exons ATGGCAACACCGAGAGGACCAAGAGGTTTCAGCTCCCGCCCTTCTGCTGCCGTTCCTAgggtttatgtaaaatataccCCCAGCTCTGAGTGGAAACAGGAGAAAGAATCTGACATTCTGCTTATATTTCTTCCTG ATTTTCTGAAACAAGATATAAGGGTTAGAACAGAAACAGGAAATATTCTGAGGGTTACAGGAGAACGTGCACTTGGTGGTAACAAGTTCAGCCGTTTTCAACAAGATTTCGAAATCCCAAACAATTGTATCATTAAAGCAATCCGTGCCAAATTTGAGGGTGGAATCTTAACCATTACATTTCCGCGAGTTCCCGTTACTACTGCGACTGAGAAACCAAAACCAAGCCAACCTGCTCCCAAGTTACCACCTTCACAAAAACAAGACAAGAATGAGCCAACGGAATCAGCCATTCCTCGCACAACTGCATTACCAGC TCCAGTATCAAAAGAGCCAACTCCTCGAACAACCGAAGCAGCTATCCCTCGTAAAACTGCATTACCAGCTCCGGGATTAAAAGAGCCAACTCCTCATGCAACTGAAGGAGTTCTTCCTCGTACACCTGCATTACCAAGTCCAGGAATAAAAGAGCTTGAAAGAAGTAGATTCCAGACACCGAGCCCTCCAAAACCTAGAAATGCATCAAATATCGATGCTGATTCACCCAAGGAGCCTAGAAAATTGATAGAATCCTCAAGGCCTCCACTTGTGGTTGATGATAAAACTCCTTTTCTGCCAACTTTAGGCACCGGGAAAGGCACTACAAGGGAAGAGGTGCTGAATGGAAAGGACGGTCTGAAGAATGAAAAgatggaaaagaagaaagaagatgaaATGTATGAAGATGGTTTCACCAAAAGAGCAGGCATGGAAAAGGTTGAGGATGTTCAAACACAGGGCGCTACAGAACGCTATGAGAATGTTGATGAAGCGACTAATAAGATTGTTATGAAAAGTGGTGAAGTCGATCTCAAAGAAGCGATGAAGAATGTTGGCAGGCGAATGAATGAAGAGAAGGGACTGATGGTGAACATGGGTGCTGCTGTTATGGTAATTGTAGGACTCGGGGCTTATGTTTACCACTCCTTGAGCTCAGGGAAATTAGCTAAGCGCTAG